Proteins from one Arsenophonus apicola genomic window:
- a CDS encoding TonB-dependent receptor: protein MKNIKYMKVPFCSSLLMLTMSTTAQTATAEISNKKNQQDTIVVHAKSQNDFQPGGDSLVPAYLDGHIAHGGRLGMLGEQHAMDVPFNVIGYTEKMVSDQQAKTVAEVVNNDAGVQSVQGFGNFAETYRIRGFKLDGDDMTLGGLPGILPRQMVDTAMIERVEIFKGANALVNGAASSGVGGIINLEPKRAENIPITRLGLDYTSLSQVGGTLDVGRRFGENNQFGTRFNLVHREGETAVKNDKRRTTLASLALDYHGDRVRSSLDFGYQKKTFHGGTMGVNISGVDFIPLVPNNRHNYSQKWGYSNIENQFGLARAEYDLADNWIIYAGAGGQHSQEIGIYSSPKILNRKGDATVSRLDTKLFTDAFSAMAGVRGQLVTGFITHRLNMGYSAQNKRNRMAWRMSTNDPITNIYHTGDVAMPDNAIFGGNYSDPLTTGRTFTQGWLLSDTLSAFDDKLQLLIAARHQKVEIRNYNNVTGAEERDARYNKSHWMPTYGVVYKPWQQVALYANHTEALQPGSIAPKGASNYGQSTGIVYSQQNEIGMKMDFGRIGGTLALFEIKKPSALLDSVTKRYSLTGQQRNRGMELNIFGEPVLGLRLNTSATWLAPVLTKSQYRANDGHDVIGVPRFNMVIGAEYDIQSIDGLTAIMRINHSGSQYVNVENSRKLDSYTTFDLAMRYNMQVNHNQNEMVWRVGIDNLTNEKYWSGVEDYGTYIFQGTPRIFKVSVSYDF, encoded by the coding sequence ATGAAAAATATCAAATATATGAAGGTACCATTTTGTAGCTCGTTATTGATGCTGACAATGAGTACTACAGCGCAAACAGCAACTGCTGAAATCAGTAATAAAAAGAACCAACAAGATACGATTGTCGTGCATGCAAAGTCGCAAAATGACTTTCAACCTGGCGGAGATTCACTTGTGCCCGCCTATTTAGATGGCCATATTGCACATGGTGGCCGTCTTGGTATGTTGGGCGAGCAACATGCGATGGATGTTCCATTTAATGTCATTGGTTATACGGAGAAAATGGTCAGCGATCAACAGGCAAAAACTGTTGCTGAGGTCGTCAATAACGATGCTGGAGTTCAGAGTGTACAAGGATTTGGTAATTTTGCCGAAACTTATCGTATTAGAGGCTTTAAGTTAGATGGTGATGATATGACACTCGGTGGATTGCCTGGGATTCTACCTCGTCAGATGGTGGATACCGCAATGATCGAGCGGGTGGAAATTTTCAAGGGTGCTAACGCATTAGTTAATGGTGCAGCTTCTTCTGGCGTCGGCGGTATTATTAACCTTGAGCCCAAACGAGCAGAAAATATACCCATTACCCGCTTAGGTTTAGACTACACTTCACTATCGCAAGTAGGTGGAACATTAGATGTTGGGCGCCGTTTTGGTGAAAATAATCAGTTTGGTACGCGTTTCAATTTAGTTCACCGCGAGGGAGAAACTGCAGTAAAAAATGATAAGCGCCGAACCACGTTGGCCAGTCTTGCTTTGGATTATCATGGCGATCGGGTTAGAAGTTCATTGGATTTCGGTTATCAAAAGAAAACTTTTCACGGTGGTACCATGGGAGTAAATATTAGTGGCGTCGATTTTATTCCACTAGTACCCAATAACAGACATAATTATAGTCAAAAGTGGGGCTATAGTAATATAGAAAATCAATTTGGTCTGGCACGAGCTGAATATGATCTAGCTGATAACTGGATAATATATGCTGGAGCAGGTGGTCAACATAGCCAAGAAATAGGTATCTATAGTTCACCAAAAATACTAAATCGTAAAGGTGATGCTACAGTAAGCCGGCTTGATACCAAACTTTTTACTGATGCATTTAGTGCAATGGCGGGAGTAAGGGGACAACTTGTAACTGGTTTTATCACTCATCGCTTGAATATGGGATATTCTGCACAGAATAAACGTAATAGAATGGCATGGCGAATGTCTACTAATGATCCTATTACCAATATTTATCACACTGGTGACGTTGCTATGCCGGATAATGCTATTTTTGGTGGCAATTATTCTGATCCTTTAACAACAGGGCGCACCTTTACTCAGGGTTGGTTATTAAGTGATACATTAAGTGCGTTTGATGATAAATTACAATTATTAATCGCTGCACGTCATCAGAAAGTGGAGATTCGCAATTATAATAATGTAACGGGTGCTGAAGAGCGTGATGCACGGTATAACAAGAGCCACTGGATGCCTACCTATGGTGTAGTTTACAAACCATGGCAACAGGTTGCTTTATATGCCAATCATACTGAAGCCTTACAACCGGGCAGCATAGCACCAAAGGGTGCATCAAATTATGGTCAAAGTACAGGTATTGTCTACTCCCAACAGAATGAGATAGGGATGAAAATGGATTTTGGCCGGATCGGTGGTACATTAGCATTATTTGAAATTAAAAAACCGTCTGCGCTTTTGGATAGTGTCACAAAACGTTATAGCCTTACTGGTCAACAACGTAATCGAGGTATGGAATTAAACATATTTGGTGAACCGGTATTAGGTTTGCGATTGAATACTAGCGCAACCTGGTTAGCTCCAGTGTTAACAAAGTCACAATATAGAGCCAATGATGGTCATGATGTGATTGGAGTACCGCGTTTTAACATGGTTATAGGCGCTGAATATGATATTCAATCAATAGACGGTTTAACGGCAATAATGCGGATAAATCATTCTGGCTCCCAATATGTAAATGTAGAAAATAGCAGAAAACTTGATAGCTATACCACTTTTGATTTGGCTATGCGTTACAATATGCAAGTTAATCATAATCAAAATGAGATGGTTTGGCGGGTTGGTATTGATAACTTAACTAATGAAAAATATTGGTCTGGAGTTGAAGATTATGGCACCTATATTTTCCAGGGTACACCGCGTATTTTTAAGGTTTCTGTCAGTTATGATTTTTGA
- a CDS encoding DUF3472 domain-containing protein has translation MKKIYLLFFLFLWNSLSNAIVVGDIVTIQHKWPDNTAFNKISFFLQVDNDGGSRSNYYWANQFNFINGDTGYIGLQNRQNGIHAFHYSIKQAKGWRSGNCRYFYDTGTSVQCDIVIQWKAGHLYRLDVSKEGNLVTGFVTDLMDGTSTTIGIIEVPNNYGKLNNSRGFVDEYSHGNNQLKSCYDIGAQASMFRNPLGDNRILAKQLTYTSGNCNNIFVVHAACNDGECINTISNLNGSIPPNIHKVAIRNSQNILLEQIATALNYNALIAIRTYDGSWAPKIYFPDARKHKFKSIYIKSDASYTSFLYFDNKQLRINKSEKLMFVSDGNQWIRQ, from the coding sequence ATGAAGAAAATTTATTTATTATTTTTCTTATTTTTATGGAACAGCTTATCTAATGCAATTGTAGTCGGTGATATTGTAACAATTCAACATAAATGGCCTGACAATACAGCATTCAATAAAATATCTTTTTTCCTACAAGTTGATAATGATGGCGGGTCTAGATCAAATTACTATTGGGCTAATCAATTTAATTTTATAAATGGAGATACGGGTTATATTGGATTACAAAATAGACAAAATGGCATTCATGCATTTCATTATTCAATTAAACAAGCTAAAGGGTGGCGAAGTGGTAACTGTCGCTATTTTTATGATACTGGCACAAGTGTACAGTGTGATATTGTTATTCAATGGAAAGCAGGGCATTTATATCGATTGGATGTTAGCAAAGAAGGAAATTTAGTTACTGGTTTTGTTACAGATTTAATGGATGGAACATCAACAACCATTGGTATTATTGAAGTACCAAATAATTATGGCAAATTAAATAATTCAAGAGGATTTGTAGACGAATATTCTCATGGTAATAATCAATTAAAGTCTTGTTATGATATCGGTGCTCAAGCTTCTATGTTTCGCAATCCTTTAGGTGATAATCGCATTCTAGCTAAACAACTTACTTACACTAGTGGTAATTGTAATAATATATTTGTCGTTCATGCAGCATGTAATGATGGAGAATGTATTAACACCATTAGTAATCTTAATGGCTCTATTCCTCCTAACATTCATAAAGTTGCTATAAGAAATAGTCAAAATATTTTGCTAGAACAAATAGCCACAGCTTTAAATTATAATGCTTTAATTGCGATAAGAACTTATGATGGAAGTTGGGCGCCTAAAATTTATTTTCCGGATGCAAGAAAACATAAATTTAAATCAATATATATTAAATCTGACGCTAGTTATACTTCCTTCCTCTATTTTGATAATAAACAGCTTAGAATAAATAAATCTGAAAAATTAATGTTTGTTTCTGATGGTAATCAGTGGATTAGACAATAA
- a CDS encoding DNA/RNA non-specific endonuclease has protein sequence MKIFLPFIFLSLLISGCSIVQHEPESIKSIEKITPGVRQNCGIGCPLGGSNTTIQRVVYTLNNNSNTKFANWVAYLITKDSIGSGKDRNWKKDPDLSNDETLSPADYIGANKALKVDRGHQAPLASLAGLVDWPALNYLSNITPQVAELNQGVWARLEDQERALARAGNKVFSVTGPLYEKNIGKLPNSDKNHFIPSGYWKVTYINESPEKSSYAAFIMEQNTPQSGNFCQYQVTVKEIEQRTGLIIWSGLPENIQQAIKSKPGKLVEKMGCSIIQPRY, from the coding sequence ATGAAAATATTTTTACCCTTTATTTTTTTATCTTTACTTATTTCTGGCTGTAGTATTGTTCAACATGAACCAGAATCTATTAAGTCTATTGAAAAAATTACGCCTGGAGTTAGACAAAATTGTGGAATAGGTTGTCCATTAGGAGGAAGTAATACCACGATACAACGTGTAGTTTATACACTAAATAATAATAGTAATACTAAATTTGCCAACTGGGTTGCTTACTTAATAACGAAAGATAGTATAGGCAGTGGTAAGGATAGAAATTGGAAAAAAGATCCTGATTTAAGTAATGATGAAACTTTGTCTCCAGCAGATTATATTGGTGCCAATAAAGCTTTAAAAGTGGATAGAGGACATCAGGCGCCATTAGCTTCTTTGGCAGGTTTGGTGGACTGGCCGGCACTTAATTATTTATCTAATATTACCCCACAGGTTGCAGAACTTAATCAAGGCGTATGGGCGCGTTTAGAAGATCAGGAAAGAGCTTTAGCCAGAGCGGGTAATAAAGTATTTTCAGTAACAGGTCCTTTATATGAAAAAAATATTGGTAAGCTACCTAATAGCGACAAAAACCATTTTATCCCTAGTGGATACTGGAAAGTAACATATATAAATGAGAGTCCTGAAAAATCTTCTTATGCTGCATTTATTATGGAACAAAATACACCACAGAGTGGAAATTTTTGTCAATATCAAGTCACAGTAAAAGAAATTGAACAGAGAACGGGGTTAATTATTTGGAGTGGATTACCAGAAAATATTCAACAAGCAATAAAATCAAAACCAGGAAAATTAGTTGAAAAAATGGGTTGTAGTATAATTCAACCTAGATATTAA
- the tnpA gene encoding IS200/IS605 family transposase — protein sequence MQKYKINRSRHAAFLLHVHLVFVTKYRKKVLSGLHYKAFHQYAGEVCRDFGADLKESNGESDHVHMLIEYPPTVQLSVLVNSLKAVTSRRLRNEFLDLRGAYGKPVLWSRSYFAGSCGGAPLEVVKQYIQNQRG from the coding sequence ATGCAAAAATATAAAATCAACCGTTCAAGACATGCAGCGTTTCTTTTACATGTTCACCTTGTCTTTGTGACTAAGTACCGAAAGAAAGTACTCAGTGGCTTGCACTACAAAGCATTTCATCAGTATGCAGGTGAAGTGTGTCGCGACTTTGGGGCTGATTTAAAGGAAAGTAACGGAGAGTCCGATCACGTTCATATGCTGATCGAGTACCCGCCCACAGTGCAGTTGTCAGTACTAGTAAACTCGCTGAAAGCGGTAACGTCTCGTCGTCTGCGTAATGAGTTTCTAGACTTGCGTGGGGCTTACGGCAAGCCAGTGTTGTGGTCTCGATCATACTTTGCAGGTTCGTGCGGGGGAGCACCGCTGGAAGTTGTTAAGCAATACATTCAAAATCAGCGTGGCTGA
- a CDS encoding TonB-dependent receptor yields the protein MKKILLSSLATAIGMAISSGVMADPKLTTEKKNKDVIVVKTDPLNRSSLLMTTPTKVLSGEELTQQRKASIAETLEEIPGISGSHFGAGAIKPIIRGMSGARVKVLNDGIDVLDASIAGPDHAITSEPFLANRIEVLKGPATLLYGGGAIGGVINVLDDRIPTSVPEKGYAGQIDLRTNSVANENTGAVGLTLGKENFALRLEGLKRHAQDYRMPKRVGELDSYRLQGSYNRTNNFNIGASLIGEKGYFGLAYGIQHNEYGLPGHSHAHCHEHSSSGNWHCEKDDHMHHHGHTHHGHTHAHNHQHHHSHGVPFVDMKQQRWEIRGEYADPFSGFERIRLRAAHTDYSHDEIEGQTVETTFNNKATEGRLELTHAPILGWRGVMGGQFTQRNFSAEGLEAYVPATLTRNQALFLIEEFEAGPLRYELGVRHKWQKIDVTKGSRSSQHSSTSGSAGVTWTLAPEYALTASLSHSKRLPIAEELYANGIHAATRTIETGNEHLKAESATNLDIGFTKFAGDFQFGLNTYYNHIDGYIYGQDAGYSPGAGYRHLHYVQQDAVFNGVEAEASYQLTDNTKFSVQGDIVKAKLRSGGYLPRIPAYRVSATIEHQWFESLTGRLRLTHIGSQYKTAQYETSTAGYNRVDIGLTWQNHFNDLDYMLYGRIENLFNGAARDHTSYIKNEMYLPGRNFVIGASLSF from the coding sequence ATGAAGAAAATTTTATTGTCCAGTTTGGCAACAGCAATTGGGATGGCTATTTCATCTGGCGTTATGGCAGATCCAAAACTCACAACGGAAAAAAAGAACAAGGATGTTATCGTTGTAAAAACTGATCCATTAAATCGTTCTTCTTTATTGATGACAACACCAACCAAGGTTTTGTCTGGTGAAGAGTTAACGCAGCAACGTAAAGCTTCTATTGCCGAAACATTAGAGGAAATACCAGGTATTAGTGGTAGTCATTTTGGTGCAGGTGCAATAAAACCGATTATTCGTGGTATGTCGGGCGCACGTGTTAAAGTACTGAATGATGGTATTGATGTACTGGATGCTTCGATTGCTGGACCTGATCACGCGATCACCAGCGAACCTTTCTTAGCTAATCGAATTGAAGTTTTAAAAGGGCCAGCAACATTACTTTATGGCGGTGGTGCAATTGGTGGTGTTATTAATGTGCTAGATGATCGGATCCCGACTTCAGTACCAGAAAAAGGTTATGCAGGACAAATTGATCTACGGACGAATAGTGTCGCTAATGAAAATACGGGGGCAGTCGGATTAACATTAGGTAAAGAAAATTTTGCGCTGCGATTGGAAGGGTTAAAACGTCATGCGCAAGATTATCGTATGCCAAAGCGAGTTGGTGAGCTAGATTCTTATCGCTTACAGGGTTCCTATAATCGAACTAATAATTTTAATATTGGTGCCAGTTTGATTGGAGAAAAAGGCTATTTTGGCTTGGCGTACGGTATTCAACATAATGAATATGGTTTACCGGGTCACAGCCATGCACATTGCCATGAACATAGCTCTTCAGGAAATTGGCATTGTGAGAAAGATGATCATATGCATCATCATGGCCATACGCACCATGGTCATACTCATGCGCACAATCATCAACACCATCATAGCCATGGTGTTCCTTTTGTGGATATGAAACAGCAACGTTGGGAAATCCGTGGCGAATATGCGGATCCTTTTAGCGGTTTTGAGCGTATCCGACTACGCGCGGCACACACCGATTACAGTCATGATGAGATTGAAGGTCAGACAGTTGAAACTACCTTTAATAATAAAGCAACAGAAGGAAGGTTAGAATTAACCCATGCACCTATTTTGGGTTGGCGTGGGGTAATGGGTGGACAGTTTACTCAGCGCAATTTCTCAGCTGAAGGTTTAGAAGCGTATGTTCCTGCTACTTTGACACGTAATCAGGCGCTTTTTTTAATTGAGGAATTTGAAGCCGGCCCTTTGCGTTATGAATTAGGTGTTCGTCATAAGTGGCAAAAAATTGACGTAACAAAAGGTAGTCGTTCTAGCCAACATAGTAGTACTTCTGGATCAGCAGGTGTAACATGGACATTAGCACCTGAATATGCATTGACAGCTTCGTTATCCCATTCTAAACGTTTACCTATTGCTGAAGAACTTTATGCTAATGGGATCCATGCCGCAACAAGAACGATTGAAACAGGTAATGAGCATCTTAAAGCTGAATCAGCAACCAATCTTGACATTGGTTTTACCAAATTTGCCGGTGATTTCCAATTTGGCTTAAATACTTATTATAACCATATTGATGGCTATATTTATGGCCAAGATGCAGGTTATTCCCCCGGCGCGGGTTATCGCCATCTACACTATGTGCAGCAAGATGCTGTTTTTAATGGAGTCGAAGCTGAAGCATCATATCAACTCACTGATAATACCAAGTTCTCTGTTCAGGGTGATATTGTTAAAGCTAAGCTTCGTAGTGGCGGTTATTTGCCACGTATCCCGGCTTATCGTGTTTCAGCTACCATTGAACATCAATGGTTTGAGTCCTTAACCGGACGATTGCGACTTACTCATATTGGTAGTCAATATAAAACAGCGCAATATGAAACATCAACAGCCGGTTATAATCGAGTTGATATTGGCCTGACCTGGCAAAATCATTTTAATGACTTAGATTATATGCTGTATGGGCGCATTGAGAATCTATTTAATGGTGCAGCCCGGGATCATACCTCGTATATTAAAAATGAAATGTATTTACCTGGTCGTAATTTTGTCATCGGAGCAAGTTTATCTTTCTAA